The sequence below is a genomic window from Rhodococcus sp. 4CII.
TCGCGGTCGAGCCGGATCCGACGCCGCTGGTGTTGTCGGTGGCGCGGACGCTGAGGGCCAGCGCCGAGGTTCCCGAGTTGCGCGCGCTGATCGGCGGCACTACCGGGACGGTGGCGCTGAAGTCGGTCGCCGATCCGCAGGCGGTGACGCTCGATTTCGTCGACGGTCGCGTTCACGTGAGGCACGGAGTCGCCGGCGGTGTCGAGCCTCTCCAACTGCACTTCTACCCGGAATACACGGTCGTCGGAGGAGGTGAGCTCGGGGAGGCGGTCGGCCGGCTGCTCTCGCCGCCGCTGCCGGACTGGAATGTCGCTGCGCAGAAGTTCTGGGAACTCAACGCAGACTCGGCTGGATTCCCCGAGCAGCTGGTCATCGTGTGCACCGACGACGACGAGCGTGTCGTCTTCGGTGACGGCGGGGCCACTTTCGAGATCCACGGATCGGCTGAGTCATTGTCTGCAGTCCTCAGCGGCTGGTTCGATTCATTTCTCATCGCACTGGGTGTCGGTGCCGTCACGATGGTCGGCTCGGCTGCGCAGGTCTCTGTGATGTGCGGTGCACACTGGAAGGTGCGGTTCAATGGCTGAAACAACGAGTGCCCGGGTCCGGCGGTGGCTGGACGAGCGGGCCATCACGTCGATTCGAATCGAGGCGACGAACCTCGACGGGACGTTCGTGGGAAAGTCGATTTCCCCGAAGAAGTTCCTGAGCGGACTCGAGACGGGATTTCCGTTCGCCGATGTCGTCCTCGGCAACGATCTCGGTAACTTTCCCCAGTTCGGTTTCGCCTTTCCGGAGTGGCGCGGCGATCTGCTGGACATCTTCCTGCGTCCCGACCTGAGTACGCTGATCGAATGGGAGCCTGGCAAGGCATCCGTCATCGGCGACTTCTGGACCAAGACCGGCGCCCCGGTGTCGGTATGTCCGCGGAACCTCTTGCGCAAGGTGGAGCGGCAGGCTGCTGAAGAGGGCTACTCGGTGAAGGCGGCGATCGAGATCGAAGCGACCCTCTTCGAGGAGTCGGTTCACGAAGCGCGCCGCAAGGGATACAAGGATCTGACCCCGCTCGGCGGTCTGGCCGGCTCAGCCTATGTGCACGCCAAGTCCGGCGATTGGTGGCAGTTCCTGGACCGAGTGCAGCACCGTTTGGAAGAGCTGGGACTGGAGTGGGAGGCGTGTAACGACGAGGCGGCCGTCGGTCAGATCGAGATCAACGTCGCCGTCGCCGACATCGTCACCACGGCCGACAACTGGGCCCGGACCCGACAGGTCGTTCGTGAGGTCGCGAACGAGCTGGGTCGGTCGGTGACGTTCATCGCCAAGTGGTCCGACGCGTGGGGCCAGGCTTCGCATCTGAACATCTCGTTGGCGAACGAGGACGGCAACGCGTTCTTCGCCGAGGACGGACCGTCCGACGTGATGCGAAACTTCATCGGCGGCGTCGTGCAAACCATGCCCGGGGCAACCTCGCTGGCACTGCCGTTCATGACCTCTTACCGGCGGCAGATTCCGCTGGAAGGCCCGCCCACGACCGTCACCTGGGGCATCGACAACAAGACCACCGCCGTCCGTGCGGTGACCCGTCACCCGAAGTACTCGCGCATCGAATACCGGACGCCGGGAGCAGATTCCAACGCGTACCTGGTGGCTGCGGCGGTGCTGGGAGCCGGACTCCACGGTGTCGTCAACGGCGTCGAGCCGCCTGCCCCGTTCGTCGGCATGGCCTGGTGCAACCCGGCCGCCACCGAGACGCTGCCGCACACGATCACCCGCGCCGCCGATGCGCTCGCAGCCGACAAGGCACTGGCCCAGGTACTCGGGCAGGAATTCGTCGACTACTGGATCGGAACCCGACGCTGGGAATGGCTGGCGTTCCACACCATGGGTGGCGGCGACCCCGACTGCGGGATCACCGACTGGGAACTCAACCGCTACTTCGAACTCGTATGAGCACGCGTATCAAGGCGGCAGTGCTCAACGCCGCGCCAGGTACGTTGGATATCGAAGAGCTGGTCATCGACGACCCCGAACCCGACGAGGTGCTGGTCCGGATCGCGTACGCCGGTCTGTGTCATTCGGACCTGCACGAGATGGATGGAACCTTCGAGTCCGACACGCCGATCGTGCTCGGCCACGAGGCGGTGGGCGAAGTCGTCGAGGTCGGAAGCGCTGTGACGGAGTTCGGTCCAGGGGACACCGTCGTGACCTGTCTGTCGGTGTACTGCGGGTCGTGCGAATTCTGCCTGGCCGGGCAGCAGACCCTGTGCGCGCGTCGGGCGGAGTTGCAGCAGGGCCGCGCCCGGCCCCGTCTGACGAACAGTCAGGGGGCGGCGGTGCGCGCCACTGCCGGGATCGGTGGTTTCGCCGAGATGGCACTGGTCCACAAGAACAGCGTCGTCGGGATCGCGCCGGGGGTACGTCTGCAAACGGCGAGTGTGCTCGGCTGCGCGGTGACCACCGGGATGGGCTCGGTGCTGCAGAGCGCCTGCGTTCGTCCGGGGCAGACTGTCGCGGTGATCGGGCTCGGCGGAATCGGATTCTCCGCGGTGCAGGCCGCCCGGCTGGCCGGCGCGGCTCAGATCATCGGCGTGGACGTCGTGCCGGAAAAACTGGAGCAGGCCAAGTTCTTTGGAGCAACGAACGTGGTGAATGCCCGCGAGACCGACCCGGTCGCGGCGGTGCGGGCGCTGACCAGCGGCGGCACCGACCACGCGTTCGAGGCGGTCGGCTCCGGGGCCACCGCAGGGCAGGCGTTCGCGATGCTGCGACCGGGCGGCGTGGCCACGGTGATGGGCATGATCCCGGATTCGCATTCGATTCCACTTCGTGGATCCGAACTCTTCATGCAGGAAA
It includes:
- a CDS encoding glutamine synthetase family protein, whose amino-acid sequence is MAETTSARVRRWLDERAITSIRIEATNLDGTFVGKSISPKKFLSGLETGFPFADVVLGNDLGNFPQFGFAFPEWRGDLLDIFLRPDLSTLIEWEPGKASVIGDFWTKTGAPVSVCPRNLLRKVERQAAEEGYSVKAAIEIEATLFEESVHEARRKGYKDLTPLGGLAGSAYVHAKSGDWWQFLDRVQHRLEELGLEWEACNDEAAVGQIEINVAVADIVTTADNWARTRQVVREVANELGRSVTFIAKWSDAWGQASHLNISLANEDGNAFFAEDGPSDVMRNFIGGVVQTMPGATSLALPFMTSYRRQIPLEGPPTTVTWGIDNKTTAVRAVTRHPKYSRIEYRTPGADSNAYLVAAAVLGAGLHGVVNGVEPPAPFVGMAWCNPAATETLPHTITRAADALAADKALAQVLGQEFVDYWIGTRRWEWLAFHTMGGGDPDCGITDWELNRYFELV
- a CDS encoding Zn-dependent alcohol dehydrogenase produces the protein MSTRIKAAVLNAAPGTLDIEELVIDDPEPDEVLVRIAYAGLCHSDLHEMDGTFESDTPIVLGHEAVGEVVEVGSAVTEFGPGDTVVTCLSVYCGSCEFCLAGQQTLCARRAELQQGRARPRLTNSQGAAVRATAGIGGFAEMALVHKNSVVGIAPGVRLQTASVLGCAVTTGMGSVLQSACVRPGQTVAVIGLGGIGFSAVQAARLAGAAQIIGVDVVPEKLEQAKFFGATNVVNARETDPVAAVRALTSGGTDHAFEAVGSGATAGQAFAMLRPGGVATVMGMIPDSHSIPLRGSELFMQEKSLRGSFMGSNHFKVDIPMYLQFARAGLLQLDELVTAEYSLETINEGFSALASGREIRVVARIGKEST